A window of the Dasypus novemcinctus isolate mDasNov1 chromosome 15, mDasNov1.1.hap2, whole genome shotgun sequence genome harbors these coding sequences:
- the RCBTB1 gene encoding RCC1 and BTB domain-containing protein 1 isoform X1: MVDVGKWPIFTLLSPQEVASIRKACVFGTSANEALYVTDNDEVFVFGLNYSNCLGTGDNQSTLVPKKLEALCGKKIKSLSYGSGPHVLLSTEDGVVYAWGHNGYSQLGNGTTNPGIAPVQICTNLLIKQVVEVACGSHHSMALAADGEVFAWGYNNCGQVGSGSTANQPTPRKVTNCLHIKRVVGIACGQTSSMAVLDNGEVYGWGYNGNGQLGLGNNGNQLTPVRVAALHSVCVHQIVCGYAHTLALTDEGLLYAWGANTYGQLGTGNKSNLLSPAHVMLEKERVVEIAACHSAHTSAARTQGGNVYMWGQCRGQSVTLPHLTHLSCTDDVFACFATPAVTWRLLSVEHEDFLTVAESLKKEFDSPETADLKFRIDGKYIHVHKAVLKIRCEHFRSMFQSYWNEDMKEVIEIDQFSYPVYRAFLQYLYTDTVDLPPEDAIGLLDLATSYCENRLKKLCQHIIKRGITVENAFSLFSAAVRYDAEELEEFCFKFCINHLTEVTQTAAFWQMDGPLLKEFIAKASKCGAFKN; this comes from the exons ATGGTGGATGTGGGAAAGTGGCCCATCTTCACTCTGCTCTCCCCTCAAGAAGTCGCCTCGATTCGGAAAGCGTGCGTCTTTGGCACCTCTGCCAACGAAGCTCTGTATGTTACTGATAATGATGAG GTCTTTGTATTTGGACTGAACTACAGTAACTGTTTAGGAACTGGAGATAATCAGAGTACCCTTGTACCCAAAAAGCTAGAAGCTTTATGTGGAAAGAAGATTAAAAGCCTCAGTTACGGGAGTGGACCCCATGTTCTTCTCAGCACTGAAG ATGGAGTTGTGTACGCCTGGGGCCACAACGGGTACAGCCAGCTTGGGAATGGGACCACCAATCCCGGCATTGCTCCCGTCCAGATCTGCACCAATCTCTTGATCAAGCAAGTGGTGGAAGTAGCTTGTGGCTCACATCATTCAATGGCTCTGGCAGCTGACGGAGAG GTGTTTGCTTGGGGCTATAACAACTGCGGCCAGGTGGGGTCAGGATCGACAGCAAATCAGCCAACTCCTCGAAAAGTCACCAACTGTTTGCACATTAAGAGGGTGGTGGGCATCGCCTGTGGGCAGACCTCGTCCATGGCCGTCCTGGACAACGGCGAG GTGTACGGCTGGGGCTACAACGGCAACGGGCAGCTGGGCCTGGGCAACAATGGCAACCAGCTGACCCCTGTGCGGGTAGCGGCGTTGCACAGCGTGTGTGTGCATCAG ATTGTCTGCGGCTACGCACACACTCTCGCACTAACAGATGAGGGCTTGCTGTACGCCTGGGGAGCTAACACGTATGGGCAGCTGGGAACTGGCAATAAAAGTAACTTGCTGAGCCCGGCACACGTCATGCTGGAGAAAGAAAG GGTGGTGGAGATCGCGGCCTGTCACTCTGCGCACACGTCCGCCGCCAGGACCCAGGGAGGGAACGTGTACATGTGGGGCCAGTGCCGCGGCCAGTCGGTGACCCTGCCCCACCTCACGCACCTCTCCTGCACCGACGACGTGTTCGCCTGCTTCGCCACTCCCGCCGTCACGTGGCGCCTCCTGTCTGTGG AGCATGAAGACTTTTTAACAGTTGCGGAGTCCCTGAAGAAGGAATTTGATAGTCCAGAAACTGCTGATCTGAAGTTTCGCATTGATGGGAAATATATTCATGTCcataaagctgttttaaaaatcag GTGTGAGCACTTTCGATCCATGTTCCAGTCGTACTGGAATGAGGACATGAAGGAGGTGATAGAAATAGACCAGTTTTCCTACCCCGTGTACCGTGCCTTTCTGCAGTACCTTTACACAGACACAGTTGATCTGCCGCCTGAAGACGCCATAG GTCTTTTGGATTTGGCCACATCTTACTGTGAAAACAGACTGAAGAAACTCTGCCAGCACATTATCAAGCGAGGAATTACCGTGGAGAACGCCTTCTCCTTATTCTCTGCTGCAGTCAGATATGATGCAGAG GAGTTAGAAGAATTCTGCTTTAAGTTTTGCATCAATCATTTGACAGAAGTCACACAGACTGCAGCATTTTGGCAAATGGACGGCCCCCTGCTGAAGGAGTTCATTGCTAAAGCCAGTAAATGCGGAGCCTTTAAGAACTGA
- the RCBTB1 gene encoding RCC1 and BTB domain-containing protein 1 isoform X2, producing MVDVGKWPIFTLLSPQEVASIRKACVFGTSANEALYVTDNDEVFVFGLNYSNCLGTGDNQSTLVPKKLEALCGKKIKSLSYGSGPHVLLSTEDGVVYAWGHNGYSQLGNGTTNPGIAPVQICTNLLIKQVVEVACGSHHSMALAADGEVFAWGYNNCGQVGSGSTANQPTPRKVTNCLHIKRVVGIACGQTSSMAVLDNGEIVCGYAHTLALTDEGLLYAWGANTYGQLGTGNKSNLLSPAHVMLEKERVVEIAACHSAHTSAARTQGGNVYMWGQCRGQSVTLPHLTHLSCTDDVFACFATPAVTWRLLSVEHEDFLTVAESLKKEFDSPETADLKFRIDGKYIHVHKAVLKIRCEHFRSMFQSYWNEDMKEVIEIDQFSYPVYRAFLQYLYTDTVDLPPEDAIGLLDLATSYCENRLKKLCQHIIKRGITVENAFSLFSAAVRYDAEELEEFCFKFCINHLTEVTQTAAFWQMDGPLLKEFIAKASKCGAFKN from the exons ATGGTGGATGTGGGAAAGTGGCCCATCTTCACTCTGCTCTCCCCTCAAGAAGTCGCCTCGATTCGGAAAGCGTGCGTCTTTGGCACCTCTGCCAACGAAGCTCTGTATGTTACTGATAATGATGAG GTCTTTGTATTTGGACTGAACTACAGTAACTGTTTAGGAACTGGAGATAATCAGAGTACCCTTGTACCCAAAAAGCTAGAAGCTTTATGTGGAAAGAAGATTAAAAGCCTCAGTTACGGGAGTGGACCCCATGTTCTTCTCAGCACTGAAG ATGGAGTTGTGTACGCCTGGGGCCACAACGGGTACAGCCAGCTTGGGAATGGGACCACCAATCCCGGCATTGCTCCCGTCCAGATCTGCACCAATCTCTTGATCAAGCAAGTGGTGGAAGTAGCTTGTGGCTCACATCATTCAATGGCTCTGGCAGCTGACGGAGAG GTGTTTGCTTGGGGCTATAACAACTGCGGCCAGGTGGGGTCAGGATCGACAGCAAATCAGCCAACTCCTCGAAAAGTCACCAACTGTTTGCACATTAAGAGGGTGGTGGGCATCGCCTGTGGGCAGACCTCGTCCATGGCCGTCCTGGACAACGGCGAG ATTGTCTGCGGCTACGCACACACTCTCGCACTAACAGATGAGGGCTTGCTGTACGCCTGGGGAGCTAACACGTATGGGCAGCTGGGAACTGGCAATAAAAGTAACTTGCTGAGCCCGGCACACGTCATGCTGGAGAAAGAAAG GGTGGTGGAGATCGCGGCCTGTCACTCTGCGCACACGTCCGCCGCCAGGACCCAGGGAGGGAACGTGTACATGTGGGGCCAGTGCCGCGGCCAGTCGGTGACCCTGCCCCACCTCACGCACCTCTCCTGCACCGACGACGTGTTCGCCTGCTTCGCCACTCCCGCCGTCACGTGGCGCCTCCTGTCTGTGG AGCATGAAGACTTTTTAACAGTTGCGGAGTCCCTGAAGAAGGAATTTGATAGTCCAGAAACTGCTGATCTGAAGTTTCGCATTGATGGGAAATATATTCATGTCcataaagctgttttaaaaatcag GTGTGAGCACTTTCGATCCATGTTCCAGTCGTACTGGAATGAGGACATGAAGGAGGTGATAGAAATAGACCAGTTTTCCTACCCCGTGTACCGTGCCTTTCTGCAGTACCTTTACACAGACACAGTTGATCTGCCGCCTGAAGACGCCATAG GTCTTTTGGATTTGGCCACATCTTACTGTGAAAACAGACTGAAGAAACTCTGCCAGCACATTATCAAGCGAGGAATTACCGTGGAGAACGCCTTCTCCTTATTCTCTGCTGCAGTCAGATATGATGCAGAG GAGTTAGAAGAATTCTGCTTTAAGTTTTGCATCAATCATTTGACAGAAGTCACACAGACTGCAGCATTTTGGCAAATGGACGGCCCCCTGCTGAAGGAGTTCATTGCTAAAGCCAGTAAATGCGGAGCCTTTAAGAACTGA